One window from the genome of Pedobacter schmidteae encodes:
- a CDS encoding SDR family oxidoreductase has translation MHKRILITGAASGFGKIAAFDLAKKGHKVIATAQVYPQMSDLIREAKEQGIELTADKLDVTNAKDIAYITQKYDIDILISNAGIMEGGPIAEQPIDLIRSMFDVNVFGGLQLAQGFIKKFIDEKRPGKIVFTTSMGELWTVPYVAAYCASKHAMGSIAEGLKTELAPFNIKIATCNPGIFGTGFNDRGVDTISRWYNPETNFTPSSAFDGTAEALANQLDPQSMAECIAEVALDENSNFRNVHPKETEDFVKHLQADAWTAKS, from the coding sequence ATGCACAAGAGAATTTTAATTACAGGAGCTGCAAGTGGATTTGGCAAAATCGCTGCATTTGATTTGGCAAAAAAAGGACATAAAGTAATTGCAACGGCACAGGTTTATCCGCAAATGAGCGACTTGATAAGAGAAGCTAAAGAGCAAGGAATAGAATTGACGGCAGATAAATTGGATGTGACCAACGCCAAAGACATCGCTTACATCACCCAAAAATACGACATCGATATTTTAATCAGCAACGCCGGAATTATGGAAGGTGGACCAATCGCCGAGCAACCGATAGATTTAATCCGTTCGATGTTTGATGTAAATGTTTTTGGAGGTTTGCAATTGGCACAAGGTTTCATCAAGAAATTTATTGATGAAAAAAGACCGGGTAAAATCGTTTTCACAACTTCTATGGGCGAATTATGGACGGTTCCTTATGTTGCCGCATATTGTGCTTCAAAACACGCAATGGGTTCAATCGCCGAAGGTTTGAAAACAGAATTAGCGCCGTTCAATATCAAGATTGCAACTTGTAATCCGGGCATTTTTGGCACGGGTTTCAACGATCGTGGTGTCGATACCATTTCTCGTTGGTACAATCCAGAAACCAATTTCACACCTTCATCTGCATTCGACGGTACAGCCGAGGCTTTGGCAAATCAGTTAGACCCGCAATCAATGGCAGAGTGTATTGCTGAGGTGGCTTTGGATGAAAATTCTAACTTCAGAAATGTACATCCAAAAGAAACCGAAGATTTTGTAAAACATTTACAGGCAGATGCCTGGACGGCAAAGAGCTAA
- a CDS encoding heme-binding protein, with translation MNMTYNEATKALNASIEKAKNLNIAVSIAVVDTGGHLVAFARLDSVFGVIEFAVKKARTAVMFGVDSDIMGTIVSGAGIHGYGMLNSNDGLLTIAGGVVIKNEEGNIIGAIASSGGSPEQDKEIADAGAAELN, from the coding sequence ATGAACATGACTTATAACGAGGCAACAAAAGCATTAAATGCTTCCATCGAAAAGGCCAAAAACTTAAACATTGCTGTAAGCATTGCTGTGGTAGATACAGGTGGACATTTGGTTGCATTTGCAAGATTAGACAGTGTTTTTGGCGTGATAGAATTCGCCGTGAAAAAAGCAAGAACTGCCGTGATGTTTGGTGTAGATAGCGACATAATGGGAACAATCGTTTCTGGAGCAGGCATTCACGGATACGGAATGTTAAATTCAAACGATGGATTATTGACCATTGCTGGTGGGGTTGTCATTAAAAACGAAGAAGGCAATATCATCGGAGCTATCGCTTCTTCGGGCGGTTCGCCAGAACAGGATAAAGAAATCGCGGATGCAGGTGCGGCAGAGCTCAATTAA